The following are encoded in a window of Carya illinoinensis cultivar Pawnee chromosome 15, C.illinoinensisPawnee_v1, whole genome shotgun sequence genomic DNA:
- the LOC122297778 gene encoding UPF0481 protein At3g47200-like — MAGKSARFDDQDDVSTRLSDEIAVMIESIKALPVPDHLFTCCIYKVSDDIRQSNKEAYTPQVISIGPFHRNNPKLQEMESFKLRHLERFLERAEKKLEDIISTVIGEEKRVRKSFSETITLGSDDFVKMILVDACFIIEFFWRAMPGDFLINGYPGFRDRESLLKRMQMDLILLENQLPFFIIEKIYNTAFPSLSIEKPIIDWLSSSLFKFYHDEVYEFGHHELIRDSGSSGVNILHFTDLLGKFLLPSRVSRPQISLEASEELMQSVA; from the coding sequence atggcaggaaaatcagCAAGGTTTGATGATCAAGACGATGTATCTACAAGGTTGTCTGATGAAATCGCAGTTATGATAGAAAGCATAAAGGCACTCCCAGTCCCAGATCATCTGTTTACTTGCTGTATCTACAAGGTTTCAGATGACATTCGCCAATCGAACAAAGAAGCTTATACTCCTCAGGTAATATCAATAGGGCCTTTTCATCGTAATAACCCAAAATTGCAAGAGATGGAAAGTTTTAAATTGAGACATCTAGAGAGATTTCTAGAACGAGCCGAAAAGAAGTTGGAAGATATAATAAGTACTGTAATAGGTGAGGAAAAAAGGGTTCGGAAAAGTTTTTCGGAGACTATAACACTTGGCAGTGATGATTTTGTGAAAATGATCCTGGTTGATGCCTGCTTCATTATCGAGTTTTTTTGGAGAGCAATGCCGGGGGACTTCCTCATCAATGGCTACCCCGGATTTCGTGATCGTGAGTCGTTACTCAAGAGGATGCAGATGGACTTGATATTACTTGAAAATCAGCTTCCTTTCTTTATTATTGAGAAAATATATAACACTGCATTTCCATCTCTCTCAATAGAAAAACCCATCATTGATTGGCTTAGCTCTAGCCTGTTTAAATTTTACCACGATGAAGTATATGAATTTGGTCATCACGAACTTATTCGTGATTCTGGGTCGTCGGGAGTAAATATATTGCACTTCACTGACTTGCTTGGAAAATTTCTCTTGCCTTCTCGCGTAAGCCGACCGCAAATAAGTTTGGAAGCCTCAGAGGAATTAATGCAGAGTGTAGCCTAG